The genomic window CATAATGGCCGTTGTAACGCTGCGCTACATGCAAGGCCGCCTCATATGCGGCCCATGCCTGGTCCACATCGTTGATGACCTGGTTCCGCGCCGCAACCTCAGCAAAGCGGCTGGACTGTGCCTCATAGCGCGTGCGCTGCTTTTCTCCCTGATTTCGGTCGAAAATGCGCAGCGGAATACTCACCTGAAATCCGGCGCTGTTATAGGTGCCGGACCTTTCATATTCACCCCCCAGCGTTGGGTCAGTCGTTGCCATGGCATCCGCAAGTTTCACATTGGCATCGGCCAGGTGTACGGACTGTTCCGCCGCCAGGTAATCTGGCCTGGACTGGAGCGCCTCCTGTTCAATCTGGGAGAGCGGCACAGTGATGGCCGGCGGGTCCAGCGTACCCGTGATGTCGAAGGTATCGGTGGGCTTGTCTGCTCCCAGCAGTAGCTGGAGCTGGTCGCTCGCCTGGGTCAGATTGAGGCGGGCATTGTCATCATCGGCTTCAAACTCGGCCAGTTGTAAATCAATACGGTCAAAATCCGTTGCGCTGATGTCGCCTGCCTGCAGGCGCGCCCGGCTCAGCTCGACCGTTTTGCGATAGCTGTCCAGATTGTCTTCAGCAATTTTGTAGGCTGCTTTGGCTGCCAGCATCTGCGTAAAGGCCTGCTTGACGGCAAGAATGGTCTGCCGCTCCGCGTCCCGGTACTGGCTTTGGGTCACCTCGGTCGTGGAGCGGGCCACGTCCAGCCGCCAGCGCCTCTTCTCGCCGCGCTCAAAAAGGCGGCTGACGTTTGCTGCATAGGAGTACGGACTGGCTGGATTACTCGCCGGCAGGCTCACGTCAGCGCCAGAAAGGGTAAAGCTAGGGTTCTGCCGCAGGCCGGCGGTAATTTCGCTGGCTTTGGTTGCCATCACATGCTGCTGTCCGGAAAGCAGAGTCGGATTTTTGGTGCGCGCAATGTCAATCGCCTGCTGTAAGGTCAAAGGCGCCGTCGGAGTCTGTGCCATCAGCAGCGTAGTCCATAGAAAAATCGCACTGCTGCCTAGAGATCGTTTCATGCATACACCTGTTTGCCTGGATCGAATGCAACTTTCGTGAAGCTGAGGGAAGAAAGGTATCAGTAAGAGATAAGGAAATCAGAAAGAGGACGGCGGAGGACGGTTGGCCATCTCGCGCAGGTTTCCATCAAGCGGCCGTGCCTCGGCATCGACTGGCCTGAGCCACGCCAAAATTCGTTGATGGGGAAAAGTATGGAGGTCCTGAAGCTGGATCAGCAGCAGGGCAAATTCCGCTGGCTGGTCGTGCATCGGCAGAATCTCTGTCCGTCTGCCCGTGTGCTCGATCTCAGACGATACCATCATCGCCTGCAAGTCGTCGGAGAGAGAAACAACCGGCAGCAAGACCAGGATAAGCATGCCCAGCGCGACACACTGAACGCGCAGACTAGGCATCCTGCACGAAGGGTGGCGTTTGCGGCTTCCCTTCAGCCACAGGAGCAGCAGCGCCATGGAGATGGCCATCCACGCCAGATTGAAAAAGATTTCCACGCGGCTAGCGTCATTCTACCTGAAGCTGTCCCTGCCTGCTGCAAATCCACCGGGAAGTAAAGTGTGCGACCTTCCCGCAAATCCGCATATCGGAGAAGGTATGTCGCAGGACGAAGACCACAAAAAAGTGAAGGCCCCCGGACTTCAGGGGCCTTCGTACAGTAGAGTCAACCCTGTGCGGTAGGGGATTAGTACATATCACCCATTCCGCCGCCGTGTCCGGCAGGAGCCGGAGTCTTCGG from Pseudacidobacterium ailaaui includes these protein-coding regions:
- a CDS encoding TolC family protein, which codes for MKRSLGSSAIFLWTTLLMAQTPTAPLTLQQAIDIARTKNPTLLSGQQHVMATKASEITAGLRQNPSFTLSGADVSLPASNPASPYSYAANVSRLFERGEKRRWRLDVARSTTEVTQSQYRDAERQTILAVKQAFTQMLAAKAAYKIAEDNLDSYRKTVELSRARLQAGDISATDFDRIDLQLAEFEADDDNARLNLTQASDQLQLLLGADKPTDTFDITGTLDPPAITVPLSQIEQEALQSRPDYLAAEQSVHLADANVKLADAMATTDPTLGGEYERSGTYNSAGFQVSIPLRIFDRNQGEKQRTRYEAQSSRFAEVAARNQVINDVDQAWAAYEAALHVAQRYNGHYVQESERVRDNLEYSYRHGGATLLDYLDALRDYRQVHLDALNANVQVWLAVHQLSFAAATEIVP